A DNA window from Micromonospora sp. NBC_01739 contains the following coding sequences:
- a CDS encoding sensor histidine kinase, whose translation MSKRPKTAGSFLSRLGRPTGRLRDMPIWSKLGLIMIVPTIATVVVGTSGLLDHLDSLGDANRAGDLAQLIGHSGALVDGLQDERTAAVLLLGVPPQQQGQPEPEEKKKYTALYNEVSNRVDEFKVPYSQQRSELTDLPASLAGLLNQIDGRLTDLPGTRSQVFNGKFKITDALQSYDELINQMLTIRDSASQLAGDNELSDRMRAAAAVAREKEWLSVRRVVVHRALQRGMSSALRTDYIASETGQQQAQQSFTSVATEEEAEYHAQTIGGGDRRQATIYISQVNADTSPDLSGVSFNADQWDAALVANGKLIRTVEAKFDSDVQTQAAELRSDVQRQVFLETGLLLSMLLLAIILAYLVARSMARSLRELRQGALSVAQYGLPQAVARLRDPQVTGQLSPVQLANQIAEPLPVRSRDEFGQVTEAFNAVHLEAVRTAAEQAALRASVATMFVNLARRSQILVDRLIGHLDRLERGEEDPDRLAELFQLDHLATRMRRNDENLLVLAGADSTRVQREPAALIDVLRAAQSEVEHYTRIEFGVIDRDIEVAAHAVNDLVHLVAELFDNATAFSPPDSQVLVEARRVGDRASLYVEDRGIGISPEQLTDLNERLATPPQVDVAVSRMMGLVVVARLASRHAVKVELRPGTDRGTVADVTLPPTVLVPRALSGRGPQPAALPAPAGPSPAFGALPALGNGPSAPANPAAPAPGVGGSGNQVTLGGRPFEPANRNGAGNPATVAGAGNLPAWSDLTGASGVTGGANSFTPRSTNGQPADPLPQRRAAEEQGGGGQHAIPRQLPSSPEVGPYAPPAVSAPPIPPVSSPPVSGTPYSAPPVSAAPVSGQPVSAAPISPPPGSSLPQRPVSAGPATSAPPAWPPVAGEPPAPAVPERLAAALDMTTELPRVPRPAAQPAPPARPAPPTIPTPPQVQNRQRYADETMELPIFRELESAWFRTRRSGPEESAGARQPAANGAPTQQFSTVDTAGRPSQQNQTGTTGNAPMAETPTAAGGPGGNGTAANGGLRPGAAESRPAFRPPSPESVWQTAADDGWRAASAASQAPAAGTTQTGLPKRTPMAQLVPGAVEKPTNSVQRRNPESVRGLLSAYHRGVQRGRNNPSDGNPTGPEGTPGGPQSSQSGSGPVAGSRQKEQEG comes from the coding sequence GTGAGCAAACGGCCGAAGACGGCAGGTTCCTTCCTGTCGCGTCTGGGCCGGCCGACTGGTCGGCTCCGCGACATGCCGATCTGGTCAAAGCTCGGTCTCATCATGATCGTGCCGACCATCGCCACGGTCGTCGTGGGTACCAGCGGCCTGTTGGACCACCTGGATTCGCTGGGTGACGCCAACCGTGCTGGTGACCTCGCCCAGCTCATCGGCCACTCCGGTGCCCTGGTGGACGGCCTGCAGGACGAGCGGACCGCAGCGGTGCTGCTGCTGGGGGTGCCGCCGCAGCAGCAGGGGCAGCCCGAGCCGGAAGAGAAGAAGAAGTACACCGCCCTCTACAACGAGGTGTCGAACCGGGTCGACGAGTTCAAGGTCCCCTACTCCCAGCAGCGGTCCGAGCTCACCGACCTGCCGGCCAGCCTCGCCGGGCTGCTCAACCAGATCGACGGGCGGCTGACCGACCTGCCGGGCACCCGTAGCCAGGTCTTCAACGGCAAGTTCAAGATCACGGATGCCCTCCAGTCCTACGACGAGCTGATCAACCAGATGCTCACCATCCGCGACTCGGCCAGCCAGCTGGCCGGTGACAACGAGCTCAGCGACCGGATGCGGGCAGCGGCCGCCGTGGCCCGGGAGAAGGAGTGGCTCTCCGTACGCCGGGTCGTGGTGCACCGGGCTCTCCAGCGGGGCATGAGTTCCGCCCTGCGGACGGACTACATCGCCAGCGAGACCGGCCAGCAGCAGGCCCAGCAGAGCTTCACCTCGGTGGCCACCGAGGAGGAGGCGGAGTACCACGCCCAGACCATCGGCGGTGGTGACCGCCGGCAGGCCACGATCTACATCAGCCAGGTCAACGCGGACACCTCCCCGGATCTCTCCGGGGTCTCCTTCAACGCCGACCAGTGGGACGCCGCGCTGGTCGCCAACGGCAAGCTGATCCGTACGGTGGAGGCGAAGTTCGACTCCGACGTGCAGACCCAGGCCGCGGAGCTCCGCTCCGACGTGCAGCGTCAGGTGTTCCTGGAGACCGGTCTGCTGCTGAGCATGCTGCTGCTGGCCATCATCCTGGCCTACCTGGTGGCCCGCTCGATGGCCCGCTCGCTGCGTGAACTGCGCCAGGGTGCGCTCTCCGTCGCCCAGTACGGGTTGCCCCAGGCCGTGGCCCGACTGCGGGATCCGCAGGTCACCGGGCAGCTCTCCCCGGTGCAGTTGGCCAACCAGATCGCCGAGCCGCTGCCGGTCCGCAGCCGCGACGAGTTCGGTCAGGTGACCGAGGCCTTCAACGCGGTCCACCTGGAGGCCGTCCGTACCGCCGCCGAGCAGGCCGCGCTGCGGGCATCGGTGGCCACCATGTTCGTCAACCTGGCTCGCCGGTCGCAGATTCTGGTCGACCGGCTGATCGGGCACCTGGACCGGCTGGAGCGCGGCGAGGAGGACCCGGACCGGCTGGCCGAGCTGTTCCAGCTGGACCACCTGGCCACCCGGATGCGCCGCAACGACGAGAACCTGCTGGTCCTCGCCGGTGCCGACTCGACCCGGGTGCAGCGCGAGCCGGCCGCCCTGATCGACGTGCTGCGCGCCGCCCAGTCGGAGGTCGAGCACTACACCCGGATCGAGTTCGGGGTGATCGACCGCGACATCGAGGTGGCCGCGCACGCGGTGAACGACCTCGTGCACCTCGTCGCCGAGCTGTTCGACAACGCCACCGCCTTCTCGCCGCCGGATTCGCAGGTGCTGGTCGAGGCCCGCCGGGTCGGCGACCGCGCCTCCCTGTACGTCGAGGACCGGGGCATCGGGATCAGCCCCGAGCAGTTGACCGACCTGAACGAACGACTGGCCACTCCGCCCCAGGTGGACGTGGCGGTCTCCCGGATGATGGGCCTGGTCGTGGTCGCCCGGCTGGCCTCCCGGCACGCCGTCAAGGTCGAGCTGCGCCCCGGCACCGATCGCGGCACGGTGGCTGATGTCACCCTGCCCCCCACCGTGCTGGTGCCCCGGGCCCTCTCGGGCCGTGGCCCGCAGCCCGCCGCCCTGCCCGCACCGGCCGGACCGTCCCCCGCCTTCGGGGCCCTGCCCGCCCTGGGCAACGGCCCGAGCGCGCCGGCGAACCCGGCCGCCCCGGCACCGGGGGTCGGCGGCTCCGGTAACCAGGTGACCCTGGGCGGTCGGCCCTTCGAGCCGGCCAACCGCAACGGTGCGGGCAACCCGGCCACCGTGGCCGGTGCCGGCAACCTGCCCGCCTGGTCGGACCTCACCGGCGCCAGCGGCGTCACCGGCGGTGCCAACAGCTTCACCCCCCGCTCCACCAACGGCCAGCCGGCCGATCCGCTGCCGCAGCGGCGGGCCGCCGAGGAGCAGGGTGGCGGCGGGCAGCACGCCATCCCCCGTCAGCTGCCGAGCAGCCCCGAGGTCGGGCCGTACGCTCCGCCCGCGGTGTCGGCACCACCCATCCCGCCGGTCTCCTCGCCGCCGGTCTCGGGCACGCCGTACTCCGCCCCGCCGGTCTCGGCGGCCCCGGTCTCCGGTCAACCGGTTTCGGCCGCACCGATCTCGCCTCCGCCCGGTAGCTCCTTGCCCCAGCGTCCGGTCTCGGCCGGCCCGGCCACCTCGGCACCACCGGCCTGGCCGCCGGTCGCCGGTGAGCCTCCGGCCCCGGCCGTGCCGGAGCGGCTGGCCGCCGCCCTGGACATGACCACGGAGCTGCCTCGGGTGCCGCGTCCGGCAGCACAGCCGGCACCCCCTGCCCGGCCGGCCCCGCCGACCATCCCCACGCCGCCGCAGGTGCAGAACCGGCAGCGGTACGCGGATGAGACGATGGAGCTGCCGATCTTCCGGGAGCTCGAGTCGGCGTGGTTCCGTACCCGCCGTTCCGGCCCGGAAGAGTCCGCAGGTGCCCGCCAGCCGGCGGCGAACGGGGCACCTACCCAGCAGTTCTCCACGGTCGACACCGCCGGTCGGCCCAGCCAGCAGAACCAGACCGGGACGACAGGTAACGCACCGATGGCAGAGACTCCGACGGCCGCAGGCGGGCCGGGTGGGAACGGCACCGCAGCGAACGGCGGCCTGCGCCCCGGTGCTGCCGAAAGCCGACCCGCCTTCCGTCCGCCATCGCCGGAGAGCGTGTGGCAGACTGCGGCCGACGACGGCTGGCGGGCGGCCTCCGCCGCCAGTCAGGCGCCGGCCGCCGGCACCACCCAGACCGGGCTGCCCAAGCGCACGCCGATGGCGCAGCTCGTTCCGGGCGCGGTGGAGAAGCCCACCAACTCGGTGCA
- a CDS encoding adenosine deaminase, with protein sequence MVTTLRYEDIVKAPKALLHDHLDGGLRPATIIDLAAEIGHPLPTTDPQELGRWFVAAADSGSLERYLETFAHTVAVMQTPAALRRVARECALDLAADGVVYAEVRFAPEQHLERDLSLDEVVEAVLAGFAEGSALAAESGTPIRVGTLLTAMRHAARSQEIAELAVRHRDHGVVGFDIAGAEAGFPPTRHLDAFEYLQRENFHFTIHAGEAFGLPSIWQAIQWCGADRLGHGVRIVDDITPGAQPVLGRLAAYVRDKRIPLELCPSSNVQTGAAPSIAEHPIGLLRDLRFRVTVNTDNRLMSGTSVSREMALLCDAFGYGWRELQWFTINAMKSAFIPFDERLQIIDEVIKPAYAKLLG encoded by the coding sequence ATGGTCACGACTCTGCGGTACGAGGACATCGTCAAGGCACCCAAGGCGCTGCTGCACGACCACCTGGACGGCGGCCTGCGACCTGCGACGATCATCGACCTGGCTGCCGAGATCGGACATCCGCTGCCCACCACCGACCCCCAGGAGTTGGGCCGGTGGTTCGTGGCGGCGGCCGACTCCGGGTCGTTGGAGCGTTACCTGGAGACCTTCGCGCACACCGTGGCCGTGATGCAGACCCCCGCCGCGCTGCGTCGGGTGGCCCGGGAGTGCGCCCTGGACCTGGCCGCCGACGGGGTGGTCTACGCCGAGGTGCGGTTCGCGCCGGAGCAGCACCTGGAACGGGACCTGAGCCTGGACGAGGTGGTCGAGGCGGTGCTGGCCGGGTTCGCCGAGGGCAGCGCCCTGGCCGCCGAGTCCGGTACCCCGATCCGGGTCGGCACCCTGCTGACCGCGATGCGGCACGCGGCCCGCTCGCAGGAGATCGCCGAGTTGGCCGTCCGGCACCGCGACCACGGGGTGGTCGGCTTCGACATCGCCGGGGCGGAGGCGGGCTTCCCGCCCACCCGGCACCTGGACGCCTTCGAATACCTCCAGCGGGAGAACTTCCACTTCACCATCCACGCCGGTGAGGCCTTCGGGCTGCCCTCGATCTGGCAGGCCATCCAGTGGTGCGGGGCGGACCGCCTGGGCCACGGGGTACGCATCGTCGACGACATCACCCCCGGTGCCCAGCCGGTGCTCGGTCGGCTGGCCGCGTACGTGCGGGACAAGCGCATCCCGCTGGAGTTGTGCCCCTCGTCGAACGTGCAGACCGGGGCTGCCCCCTCGATCGCCGAGCACCCGATCGGACTGCTCCGTGACCTGCGGTTCCGGGTGACCGTCAACACCGACAACCGGTTGATGAGCGGCACCTCGGTCTCCCGGGAGATGGCCCTGCTCTGCGACGCCTTCGGCTACGGCTGGCGCGAGTTGCAGTGGTTCACCATCAACGCGATGAAGAGCGCCTTCATCCCCTTCGACGAGCGCCTTCAGATCATCGACGAGGTGATCAAGCCGGCGTACGCGAAGCTGCTGGGCTGA
- a CDS encoding putative RNA methyltransferase yields the protein MTAVGPDPRVVERLRCPVCGEGLTITADGGQALRCPRRHSFDIARQGYVNLLTGRAPHLGDTTEMIAARAQFLAAGHYDIISTALAEAAARHLPSPPAGTARAYPLVVDAGAGTGRHLAAVLAAVPAAVGLALDIAKPAVRRAARAHPRGSAALADTWQRLPLADASVALLLNVFAPRNGPEFRRVIDPAGRLLVVTPTAEHLTELVDALGLLRVDPAKVDRVAASLGDHFVEESSTVHRRELTLSHAEVATLVGMGPSAWHADPAGLADRIGGLGEPVRVRMAVRLGVYRPR from the coding sequence GTGACCGCAGTTGGACCGGATCCCCGGGTCGTCGAGCGCCTGCGTTGCCCGGTCTGCGGCGAGGGGCTGACCATCACCGCCGATGGCGGCCAGGCCCTGCGCTGTCCACGCCGGCACAGCTTCGACATCGCCCGGCAGGGTTACGTCAACCTGCTGACCGGTAGGGCCCCGCACCTCGGCGACACGACGGAGATGATCGCCGCGCGGGCCCAGTTCCTGGCCGCCGGCCACTACGACATCATCTCCACCGCCCTGGCCGAGGCCGCCGCGCGCCACCTACCCTCCCCACCCGCCGGTACGGCGCGGGCGTACCCCCTGGTGGTGGATGCCGGAGCGGGCACCGGTCGGCACCTCGCGGCGGTGCTGGCGGCGGTGCCGGCGGCGGTCGGTCTGGCGCTGGACATCGCCAAGCCCGCGGTACGCCGGGCCGCCCGGGCACACCCGCGCGGCAGCGCCGCCCTGGCCGACACCTGGCAGCGGCTGCCGTTGGCGGACGCCTCGGTGGCGCTGCTGCTGAACGTCTTCGCCCCCCGCAACGGGCCGGAGTTCCGCCGGGTCATCGACCCGGCCGGGCGGCTGCTGGTGGTCACCCCGACCGCCGAGCACCTGACCGAACTGGTCGACGCCCTGGGTCTGCTGCGGGTCGACCCGGCCAAGGTGGACCGGGTGGCGGCCAGCCTCGGGGACCACTTCGTCGAGGAGTCCAGCACCGTGCACCGGCGGGAGTTGACCCTGTCGCATGCGGAGGTGGCCACCCTGGTCGGCATGGGGCCGAGCGCCTGGCACGCCGACCCGGCGGGGTTGGCCGACCGGATCGGGGGCCTGGGCGAGCCGGTCCGGGTGCGGATGGCGGTCCGGCTGGGGGTGTACCGCCCCCGCTAG
- a CDS encoding DUF4272 domain-containing protein, protein MIVPAPDPREVREASLEELSRLGLPLPPPQFPLVWEPGDRIELRPTVEIEARIAVLHLILARCFGMPARAAMSWLLASHLVEMVTPPEFQFVTGAKGDHRSFVLHHDAVFSLAWVLGLTKQLDPTLAVDERLVERLPNIVEGETFPQWRSRILTAPQHPADAAALLDLHYCLDWAYLEVDRAGGVLPGLVDANAIGQRRWALEWAVILRGPYHDEPPGWEEVDLST, encoded by the coding sequence GTGATCGTTCCTGCCCCGGACCCCCGGGAAGTGCGTGAGGCGAGCCTGGAGGAGCTGTCCCGGTTGGGGCTGCCGCTGCCACCTCCGCAGTTTCCGCTGGTGTGGGAGCCGGGCGACCGGATCGAGCTGCGGCCCACCGTGGAGATCGAGGCGCGGATCGCGGTACTGCATCTGATCCTGGCCCGCTGCTTCGGCATGCCGGCCCGGGCGGCGATGAGTTGGCTGCTGGCCTCGCATCTGGTGGAGATGGTCACCCCGCCGGAGTTCCAGTTCGTCACCGGGGCCAAGGGGGACCACCGTTCGTTCGTCCTGCACCACGACGCGGTGTTCTCGCTGGCCTGGGTGCTCGGCCTGACCAAGCAGCTGGACCCCACCCTGGCGGTGGACGAGCGGCTGGTGGAGCGACTGCCGAACATCGTCGAGGGGGAGACCTTCCCGCAGTGGCGCTCCCGCATCCTGACCGCGCCGCAACATCCGGCGGACGCGGCGGCCCTGCTGGACCTGCACTACTGCCTGGACTGGGCTTACCTTGAGGTGGACCGGGCCGGTGGGGTGCTGCCCGGCCTGGTCGACGCCAACGCGATCGGCCAGCGACGATGGGCCCTGGAGTGGGCGGTGATCCTGCGCGGGCCGTACCACGACGAACCCCCGGGTTGGGAAGAGGTGGATCTCTCCACCTAG
- a CDS encoding thymidine phosphorylase → MSGFAAVDVIRVKRDGGVLSDSQIDWVVDAYTRGVVADEQMSALAMAILLNGMTPAEIARWTAAMIASGERLDLSSVARPTVDKHSTGGVGDKITLPLTPLVAACGAAVPQLSGRGLGHTGGTLDKLESIPGWRAALSNQEFIAQLRDIGAVICAAGSGLAPADRKLYALRDVTGTVEAIPLIASSIMSKKIAEGTGALVLDVKVGSGAFMKSVDDARQLARTMVELGGAHGVKTVALLTDMSTPLGLTIGNGVEVTESVEVLAGGGPADVVELTLALAREMLDAAGLTDADPAAALRDGRAMDVWRAMIRAQGGDPDAPMPQAPEVEVVRADSDGHVAAIDAYAMGVAAWRLGAGRARKEDPVSVPAGVVLHKRPGDPVRAGEPLYELRAERAESIPAALAQAASAVTVAAQPPASTPLVIERIE, encoded by the coding sequence ATGAGTGGGTTTGCGGCGGTTGATGTTATTCGGGTGAAGCGGGACGGGGGGGTGCTCTCCGACTCGCAGATCGACTGGGTGGTGGATGCGTACACCCGGGGGGTGGTGGCCGACGAGCAGATGTCGGCGCTGGCCATGGCGATCCTGCTCAACGGGATGACCCCGGCGGAGATCGCCCGGTGGACCGCCGCGATGATCGCCAGCGGTGAGCGGCTTGATCTGTCCTCGGTGGCCCGGCCCACCGTGGACAAGCACTCCACCGGTGGGGTCGGTGACAAGATCACTCTGCCGTTGACCCCGCTGGTGGCGGCCTGCGGTGCGGCCGTGCCGCAGCTGTCCGGCCGAGGGCTGGGGCACACCGGCGGCACCCTGGACAAACTGGAGTCCATTCCCGGGTGGCGGGCCGCGCTGAGCAACCAGGAGTTCATCGCGCAGCTGCGCGACATCGGCGCGGTCATCTGCGCCGCCGGGTCGGGGCTGGCCCCGGCCGACCGCAAGCTGTACGCGCTGCGCGACGTCACCGGCACGGTGGAGGCGATTCCGCTGATCGCCAGCTCGATCATGAGCAAGAAGATCGCCGAGGGCACCGGGGCCCTGGTGCTCGACGTCAAGGTCGGCTCCGGCGCGTTCATGAAGTCCGTCGACGATGCCCGGCAGTTGGCCCGGACCATGGTCGAACTGGGTGGCGCGCACGGGGTGAAGACCGTGGCCCTGCTCACCGACATGTCCACCCCCCTAGGTCTGACCATCGGCAACGGGGTGGAGGTGACCGAGTCCGTCGAGGTGCTCGCCGGTGGCGGCCCCGCCGACGTGGTGGAACTGACCCTGGCCCTGGCCCGGGAGATGCTCGACGCCGCCGGGCTGACCGACGCCGATCCGGCCGCCGCCCTGCGGGACGGGCGGGCGATGGACGTGTGGCGCGCGATGATCCGCGCCCAGGGGGGCGACCCGGATGCCCCGATGCCCCAGGCCCCCGAGGTGGAGGTGGTCCGGGCGGACTCCGACGGCCACGTGGCGGCGATCGACGCGTACGCCATGGGGGTTGCGGCCTGGCGACTGGGTGCCGGCCGGGCCCGCAAGGAGGACCCGGTCAGCGTGCCCGCGGGGGTGGTGCTGCACAAGCGCCCCGGTGACCCGGTGCGGGCCGGCGAGCCGCTGTACGAGTTGCGCGCCGAGCGGGCCGAGAGCATCCCGGCCGCACTGGCGCAGGCGGCCTCGGCGGTGACCGTGGCGGCGCAGCCACCGGCATCGACCCCGCTGGTGATCGAACGAATCGAGTGA
- a CDS encoding cytidine deaminase, with protein sequence MEIDWGRLRAAATEVMRHAYVPYSNFPVGAAALVDDGRIVVGCNVENAAYGVVLCAECGVVSSLHATGGGRIVALSCVDATGEPLMPCGRCRQLLWEQGGPDCLIEARSGPLRMSELLPHAFDVGDLEAVTGEQSVPEVPARLAAWRGRGTVFVHPDLSAGQQIWTAYWERSSGEDAGAETGVLEEGPSWGDPAEAISWGLARTPRVVVVDASGAIFWAGEGEPPAEVPDRWGG encoded by the coding sequence ATGGAGATCGACTGGGGGCGGCTGCGGGCCGCGGCCACCGAGGTGATGCGGCACGCGTACGTGCCGTACTCGAACTTCCCGGTGGGAGCGGCGGCGCTTGTCGACGACGGCCGGATCGTGGTCGGCTGCAACGTCGAGAACGCCGCGTACGGCGTGGTGCTCTGCGCCGAATGCGGAGTGGTCTCCTCCCTGCACGCCACCGGGGGAGGCCGGATCGTCGCGCTGTCCTGCGTCGACGCCACCGGTGAGCCGCTGATGCCGTGCGGACGGTGCCGGCAGCTGCTCTGGGAACAGGGTGGACCGGACTGCCTGATCGAGGCCAGGAGCGGGCCGCTGCGGATGTCCGAACTGCTGCCGCACGCCTTCGACGTGGGCGACCTGGAGGCGGTCACCGGCGAGCAGTCGGTGCCGGAGGTACCCGCCCGGTTGGCCGCCTGGCGTGGCCGGGGCACCGTCTTCGTACACCCCGACCTGTCCGCCGGGCAGCAGATCTGGACGGCGTACTGGGAACGGTCCTCCGGCGAGGACGCGGGGGCCGAGACCGGGGTGCTGGAGGAGGGGCCGAGCTGGGGCGATCCGGCTGAGGCGATCAGCTGGGGGTTGGCGCGGACGCCTCGGGTCGTGGTGGTGGACGCGTCCGGCGCGATCTTCTGGGCTGGTGAGGGTGAGCCGCCGGCGGAGGTTCCGGATCGCTGGGGTGGCTGA
- a CDS encoding ABC transporter permease: protein MSTMAVPDVAVASVDEGFWTRTRKVGVVLLALGLLATVLFGALATGEQARFTLSEDAAGAALEVNGTVGAIVFGLITLAAGAAMLTRLPKRWFLPVLAVGLVAFVLSFLCWQVSAAPAGQNFMPLVNIVRGTFLLALPLIFGALAGVLCERSGVVNVAIEGQLLMGAFSGALFGSISGNVWVGLVAAAIGGSFISLLLAVFSIKYLVDQVVMGIVLNLLALGITGFLYERLMQTNSERYNSAPRFSNWEIPLLSDIPLLGPALFRGNIFLYLALLLVLVIHIALFRTRWGLRTRSVGEHPTAADTLGVKVLGLRYRNVILAGAIAGIGGASYTLALYSFTKNMIGGKGFIALAALIFGRWSPTGALLAALFFGFADQLATYLGAINSIIPGQFLAMLPYLATILAVAGLVGRVRAPAADGKPYIKG, encoded by the coding sequence ATGTCCACCATGGCTGTTCCCGACGTCGCGGTCGCCTCGGTCGACGAGGGATTCTGGACCCGTACCCGCAAGGTCGGCGTGGTGCTGCTGGCGCTCGGCCTGCTGGCCACGGTGCTGTTCGGTGCCCTGGCCACCGGCGAGCAGGCCCGCTTCACCCTCAGCGAGGACGCCGCCGGAGCGGCGCTGGAGGTCAACGGCACGGTCGGTGCGATCGTCTTCGGGCTGATCACCCTGGCCGCCGGTGCGGCGATGCTCACCCGGCTGCCGAAGCGCTGGTTCCTCCCGGTGCTCGCGGTGGGCCTGGTCGCCTTCGTGCTCTCCTTCCTGTGCTGGCAGGTCTCCGCCGCGCCGGCCGGGCAGAACTTCATGCCCCTGGTCAACATCGTGCGGGGCACCTTCCTGCTGGCCCTGCCGCTGATCTTCGGCGCGCTGGCCGGGGTGCTCTGCGAGCGGTCCGGCGTGGTGAACGTGGCCATCGAGGGGCAGTTGCTGATGGGGGCGTTCAGCGGCGCGCTGTTCGGCAGCATCAGCGGCAACGTCTGGGTCGGTCTGGTCGCCGCCGCGATCGGCGGCTCCTTCATCTCGCTGCTGCTGGCCGTCTTCTCCATCAAATACCTGGTCGACCAGGTGGTCATGGGCATCGTGCTGAACCTGCTGGCGCTCGGCATCACCGGCTTCCTCTACGAGCGGCTGATGCAGACCAACTCGGAGCGCTACAACAGCGCCCCCCGGTTCAGCAACTGGGAGATCCCGCTGCTGTCGGACATCCCGCTGCTGGGCCCGGCGCTGTTCCGGGGCAACATCTTCCTCTACCTCGCCCTGCTGCTGGTGCTCGTCATCCACATCGCGCTGTTCCGTACCCGGTGGGGGCTGCGGACCCGTTCGGTCGGTGAGCACCCGACGGCGGCGGACACCCTCGGCGTGAAGGTGCTCGGGCTGCGCTACCGCAACGTGATCCTGGCCGGGGCGATCGCCGGCATCGGCGGTGCCTCGTACACCCTGGCGCTCTACTCGTTCACCAAGAACATGATCGGCGGCAAGGGCTTCATCGCCCTGGCCGCGCTGATCTTCGGCCGGTGGAGTCCGACCGGGGCGCTGCTCGCCGCCCTCTTCTTCGGCTTCGCCGACCAGTTGGCCACCTACCTGGGCGCGATCAACAGCATCATCCCCGGCCAGTTCCTGGCCATGCTGCCGTACCTTGCGACCATCCTGGCGGTGGCCGGACTGGTCGGCCGGGTGCGGGCACCGGCCGCGGACGGTAAGCCGTACATCAAGGGCTGA
- a CDS encoding ABC transporter permease, with protein MTDNLQPGSPDKEPASPEQAAHSALDNTEQAEAATTPTSPEPRPTLGRLFLENLWAANTFTVTVLSLVLAMVVGAILMIISDPDVLATYAYITARPSDAINSSWTLVSEAYANLFKGSVFDPGATTLTAALHPISETLTYTAPLVFTGLSVALAFRGGLFNIGAQGQAVMGVVLAALAGFLLPLPPGLHLLVAVLAGALGGAIWGFIPGILKARTGAHEVINTIMLNYIAVYFLTWLILQNGVQDPNRTDAISRPVDASAQLPRLFGEPLRAHAGIFLAVLATWAVAWLLNRSTLGFELRAVGANPDAARTAGISVTRTYVLVMVFAGILAGLGGSQMVLGTTAAALTPLVIAQIGFDGILIALLGRVKPWGVAMAALLFGALQAGGNRMQSYSGISLELVTVLQALIVIFIAAPALVKAIFQLRAARAARLQTSLAKGW; from the coding sequence ATGACCGACAACCTTCAGCCCGGCTCCCCGGACAAGGAGCCGGCGAGCCCGGAGCAGGCCGCCCACAGCGCGCTCGACAACACCGAGCAGGCCGAGGCCGCCACCACGCCGACCAGCCCGGAGCCGCGGCCCACCCTGGGACGGCTGTTCCTGGAGAACCTGTGGGCCGCCAACACCTTCACGGTGACCGTGCTGTCGCTGGTGCTGGCGATGGTCGTCGGCGCCATCCTGATGATCATCTCCGATCCGGACGTGCTGGCCACCTACGCCTACATCACGGCCCGCCCCTCGGACGCGATCAACTCCAGTTGGACCCTGGTCAGTGAGGCGTACGCGAACCTGTTCAAGGGCTCCGTCTTCGATCCGGGAGCGACCACCCTCACCGCCGCGTTGCATCCGATCTCGGAGACCCTCACGTACACCGCCCCCCTGGTCTTCACCGGCCTGTCGGTGGCGCTCGCCTTCCGGGGCGGCCTGTTCAACATCGGGGCCCAGGGGCAGGCCGTCATGGGCGTCGTGCTGGCCGCCCTGGCCGGCTTCCTGCTGCCGCTGCCGCCCGGGTTGCACCTGCTGGTCGCGGTGCTCGCCGGCGCGCTCGGCGGCGCCATCTGGGGCTTCATCCCGGGCATCCTCAAGGCGCGAACCGGCGCCCACGAGGTGATCAATACGATCATGCTCAACTACATCGCGGTCTACTTCCTGACCTGGCTGATCCTGCAGAACGGGGTGCAGGACCCGAACCGCACCGACGCGATCAGCCGGCCGGTGGACGCCTCCGCCCAACTGCCCCGCCTCTTCGGCGAGCCGCTGCGGGCGCACGCCGGCATCTTCCTGGCGGTGCTGGCCACCTGGGCGGTCGCCTGGCTGCTCAACCGCTCCACCCTCGGCTTCGAACTGCGAGCGGTGGGGGCCAACCCGGATGCGGCCCGGACCGCCGGCATCAGCGTCACCCGCACGTACGTCCTGGTCATGGTCTTCGCCGGGATCCTCGCCGGGCTCGGCGGTTCGCAGATGGTGCTCGGCACCACGGCCGCCGCGCTGACCCCCCTGGTGATCGCCCAGATCGGCTTCGACGGCATCCTGATCGCCCTGCTCGGCCGGGTGAAGCCGTGGGGCGTCGCAATGGCCGCGCTGCTGTTCGGCGCACTGCAGGCCGGCGGCAACCGGATGCAGTCGTACTCCGGGATCTCGCTGGAACTCGTCACCGTGCTTCAGGCGCTGATCGTCATCTTCATCGCCGCCCCCGCCCTGGTGAAGGCGATCTTCCAGCTCCGGGCCGCCCGCGCCGCCCGGCTCCAGACGAGCCTCGCGAAGGGCTGGTGA